One window of Vitis riparia cultivar Riparia Gloire de Montpellier isolate 1030 chromosome 5, EGFV_Vit.rip_1.0, whole genome shotgun sequence genomic DNA carries:
- the LOC117915295 gene encoding probable LRR receptor-like serine/threonine-protein kinase At3g47570 → MKSSSTFLRYGYLRVSYKELLKAASGFASSNLIGMGSFGTIYKGILSRGERPVAVKVLNLQHRGAAKSFMAECKVLRNIQHRNLLRIITSCSSVDNKGCDFKALVFEFMPNGNLDSWLYHESRNLSFRQRLDITIDVANALDYLHHQCQTPIVHGDLRPSNVLLDDDMVAHVGDLGLAKLLPEAN, encoded by the coding sequence ATGAAGTCTTCTTCCACCTTTTTAAGATATGGGTACTTGAGGGTTTCTTACAAAGAGCTCCTCAAAGCAGCTAGTGGATTTGCTTCTTCCAACTTGATTGGCATGGGAAGTTTTGGTACCATATACAAAGGAATTCTAAGTCGAGGCGAAAGACCTGTTGCAGTGAAGGTACTGAACCTTCAACACCGTGGAGCTGCCAAGAGTTTCATGGCTGAGTGCAAGGTCCTCAGGAATATTCAGCATCGGAATCTCCTTCGAATCATAACTTCATGTTCAAGTGTGGACAACAAAGGTTGTGATTTTAAGGCTCTAGTATTTGAGTTCATGCCTAATGGGAACCTAGATAGCTGGCTGTATCATGAATCCAGAAATTTAAGCTTCAGACAAAGATTGGATATCACAATTGATGTGGCTAATGCTCTGGATTATCTTCATCACCAATGCCAGACACCAATTGTTCATGGTGATCTAAGGCCAAGCAATGTTCTTCTTGATGATGACATGGTTGCCCATGTTGGGGACTTGGGGTTAGCCAAGCTCCTTCCTGAAGCTAACTAG